From the genome of Nicotiana sylvestris chromosome 2, ASM39365v2, whole genome shotgun sequence, one region includes:
- the LOC104224626 gene encoding auxin-responsive protein SAUR50-like gives MALIKKTSKHITQTAALKQILKKCSSFGKNIENGLPHDVPKGHFVVYVGENRSRYIIPISWLTHPRFQSLLQRAEEEFGFSHDLGITIPCDEDDFCSLISMFR, from the coding sequence ATGGCTCTAATTAAGAAAACAAGCAAACACATCACTCAAACAGCAGCCCTCAAACAAATCCTCAAAAAGTGTTCTAGCTTTGGAAAAAATATTGAGAATGGCTTGCCCCATGATGTCCCAAAAGGCCATTTTGTTGTATATGTGGGAGAAAATAGGAGCAGGTACATAATTCCAATTTCTTGGTTGACACATCCAAGATTTCAGAGCTTGCTTCAAAGAGCTGAAGAAGAGTTTGGTTTTAGCCATGATTTGGGAATTACTATTCCTTGTGATGAAGATGATTTCTGCTCTCTGATTTCCATGTTCAGATAG